ACATGGATTTTGGCTCGCTATCGTTATTGAAATAATTTTCAAAGTCTTGTATACTCCTACTTAGGAATTTATCACATCATATTAATATTAAAAAAGGAAGATTATATTTTGAATAAGATAAAAAAAGGATTAGTCATGGAAGGCGGTGCCATGCGTGGAATGTTCACTGCCGGAGTAATCGATGTTCTCCTTGAAAACAACATCGTTTTTGATGGTGCTGTCGGAGTATCAGCAGGAGCAGTTTTTGGATGCAATTATAAATCAAAGCAGATAGGTCGTGCAATACGTTATAACAAAACATACTGCAATGACCCGAGATATGTTAGCCTTCGTTCATTTCTTCAAACGGGAAATCTATATAACGAACAATTTGCTTATCATGAAGTACCAGAAATATTAGACCCTTTTGATTCACATACTTTTGCTTCCAATCCAATGGAATTCTATGTTGTTTGTACCGATATGGTAACAGGTAATGCAGTATATCATCGTTGTGAGCATGGAACTACCGAAGATATTGAATGGATGAGAGCCTCTTCTTCCATGCCTCTTGTATCAAAAGTTGTAAAAATAGATAATTTATCTTTATCTGATGGTGGCACAGCTGATTCCATCCCGATACGATTTTTGGAACAACAGGGTTACAATAAAAACATAGTTATTCTGACTCAGCCAAAAGGATTTGTAAAAAAACGCAATTCGTTTCTCCCTATATTGCGTGTTGCCTTACGTAAGTATCCTGCATTACTTCGTACTCTCAGTAATCGACATATTACCTACAATGAAACATTGAAGTATATAGAAACCCAGCAAAATGCCGGAAATCTATTTGTAATACAACCACCTGAAGCTCTAAACATTGGAGCTGTGGAACACAGACCGGAAGAATTAGAACGTGTATATCAAATTGGAAGACATGAAGCACAGCGTGAACTGCAACATATTATAAGATTTCTCAATTGACTCCTAGCTAATCAATATTGGTGCTTTATAAAAGACTGACTTCATCGGATTTATCCTTTGAAATCAGTCTTCACCTTTACAATTGCTCTACTTCTGATATAAAGCGTCTATTTTTTATCCTTTTTTTGCGATGTGAAAATTGCAACATCACAATAGTCCAACTCTGTTTCTTTCCCGTATTTATAAGTTTTGAATTCACCTACAAACGGAATTTTCATTTTCTTTCCATTTTTTTGAGTTTCCTCAATGGTCTGCAACATTCTGTTGAGATGACTTTTTGGCAAAGCACATCTATCGTGTGCTGAATATGCTTCCTTAAAATCTATTTTCTTTAACCGCTCCACTTTTTTGCAAAACGGCTCTAATTTTACATCGCTTCCCACACCGAAGAGCAGTCTTCTTGCTACAGAATCACCCGACAAAAGAAGCTTTGTTTTTTGATCTAGAAGCAGAATGCTTCCCGGTGTATGTCCCGGAATATGATAAACCGTCAATTTTCTGTTTCCCAATTCTATCACATCTCCCTCATTTAGCGAATGCAACACAGGACAAGGATGAGTTGGTTCATTCACTCCGGGAACTCCATTTTTCACCATATCCATGTCATCGGGATGGAGCCATACCTCTTCTCTCTTATTCAGATAAAAAATATGATCCACATGTCCATGGCTTAATACCACTTGAACCGGTCTGTCTGTCAGGGAGCACGCATAATCCCACAGATTTTCCTGATTGATTGCTAAGTCGAAGAGCAATGCCTTTTCTTCTCCGACAACGAGATAAGAATTTGCAGTTGCCTTTTGTGGTTTTACCAGTTCCTCCATCGCAATATTTGATTTATTTGTCACAGATATCAGAAAAATTCCATCTGCGATTTCTGTTGAAAAAAATGTTTCCTTCAAAATATTTCCACCTTTTTATGACTCTTTCTTTTCACCATACGCAGTTACACCAGGCGCATATTTTCCTTCTGCAAGATCGGCAGCAATCTGTGGATAAATTTTATCCAAATCATAGAGAGCTGCTGCAACGATTGCCAGGACGATCATTGCTGCCGGAAGGAAGATAAACATAACCTTAAATCCCATCAATGCAGAAGCAGTCTGCTGCGCAGCTCCTGCTACATATCCGGAAGCATTCATAACCAAACCGAGTACGATAGTTCCAAGGCTGTTTCCGATTTTTCCTGCAAAAGAGTTTGCGGCATTTCCCATACCAATCATACTATAACCGTTTTTCCATTCGCCGTAAGTCAATGTATCCTGAATGATAGATGCAAACGCACATCCTGCAATCCCATATCCAGCTCCACCGATCACACCTGCTACAAGCAAAATTGGCTTTGCACTCGAAAACAATGGAAGTAATGTACCAATACCACGTATAATAAGACCACCCAGTACCGCGTTACGCTTTCCAAGTTTTGCCATGATTGGGAATCCCACCAGCATAAATCCAAGCATTGCCAGAGAATTTGCGGTAGAAAACACCTGATAGAATTCCGCATCTCCTACTACATATGTCATATAATAGGATGTTGTAGATCCGGTTGCTCCCATGAGGAACTGAATCACTACTGCAATAATAATATTATAAATCCAATACTTGTTTTTAAAGAGTGCTTTTAATGTTGTAAATACAGACACTTCTGCTTTCTTACTTTCTTTCCCATCGTCTTTACCTGCATTTTCAATCACACGTTCTCTCGTTCCAAATACAATCAGAACCTGCGCAAGCATTCCGACAATCATCCAGATGACTAGCAATTTAATCCATCCAGTTCTGTCTCCATATGGTGAGAACGAAGGGTCTGAGCTTAAAAGTTTTAATGCAGTGATAATCGTTGCATTTCCAAGTAAGCTTGCAATTACATTTCCTACCATGTTGATACCGCCGTTTAAACCACGGGATTTCTGATTCGTTGTCATAAGACCGTTTAATGCCATAAACGCTACATAACTGAACGTATAACATCCTGTAGAAACAAGATTGTACATCACAAATACATATACAATCTGTGCCGTACCCGTGAGACTGCTTGGCATCAGATACAATAACAGTAACGAAATAACTGTACACGGAATCATACGAAGCAGCCAGACTCTGGCTTTTCCAAATTTGCTGTGTGTCTTGTCAATGATTCGTCCTGCAATCAAATCTGAAATACCATCCAAAAACTTTGATACACCGACAATTCCCGCAGCAACCCCCGGATTGATTTTCATAATTTCTGTTAGATATACAATTAAGAATGCACCGATGAAAAGGTTTACCGCATTTGTGGCAAATCCCCCTCCTATACCGTATGCAAGATGTTCGCCAAATCCTACTTTTGCATTTTGTGACATATCTTTACTCTTTTTGCTCATTAGTATTTCCTCCTCTTATACATGAATTTTGCTAATCTCTTCAATTGCTTTTTCATAACTTTCCGTTGGTTGTCTGAATAGCATTGCACGCGTTCTCTGATCTACGATTGATTTATTCATTGCTTCCAAATCATTCCGGTCGATGGATGCAATATATCCTGGTAGATATTTATCAAGAATTTCTACTGCCTTTGGATTATCCAATAATCTTTCTACCGGAGTTGTTCCGGAATACAGTGCAAGATAATCTCTCTTCGTCATAATTTCGAAATCATAACTTCCTGCAGGAAGCACTTTTGCTTCCTGCTCAGGTAATACCACTTCTGCCTCACAGCCAAATGGGATTTCTATGTGGAATGACAAGACTCCGTTTTTCTTAATCTCCCACTGTGATACATAACGACCTGCCGCTGAATCAAAGGAGCCTTTGAAGTAACCCATTCTTACATCCGGTTTTGGCGCAAGACATACTTTTTTAAATCCAGGTTCTACCGGAATCAGCCCCATCGAATGACGATATACAAATTCCATAACCGAACCATAAGAGTAATGATTTAAGGAGTTCATTCCTGTTCCGCTAATCTTTCCGTCAGGTAAGATTGAATTCCATCGCTCCCAGATAGTGGTTGCTCCGAGATTTACTGCATAGAGCCATCCAGGAAAACCTTCAAAGAATAGGAAATCGTATGCAAGATCTTCCATTCCACAGTCAGCTAGAACAGTATTCATCATCGTAGCACCTACAAAACCTCCTTTGATGCGATAACAGTCTTTTTTAATACGAGTTCTTAATGCCTCAATCATTTTATTCTTATCACGATAAATGCCAAACTTCAATGCAACAAGATAACCGGTCTGCGTATCAACCGCAATTCTTCCGCTTGTTGTAAAATATTCATCCAAGATGGCAGTCTTAATACTTTCTGCCAGCTGCTCATATTCCTTTGCCTCTTCATAACCAAGTACCTTTGCTGCTTTTGCCACATAGCTTGTAGACGCATAGTAGTATACTGAAGCAATATAACCGGAATCTGTTGCGCCAAATGTACTCTGTTCTGTTGCACCGTCTAAAGCAAGCCAGTCTCCAAACTGGAATCCAAAATCCCAGAGATGTTTTTCTCCCCTGTTCTGGTCTTCTCTTCTGATACAATCCACCCAGTCCTTCATCAATGGATAGTGGCATGCAAGCATGTCCTTGCTTCCATAGTAATCATAAAGCATATCCGGCAAGAAGGTAGCAATATCACTCCACACGCTTGCGCACAGACCAGGAAATTCATTTGGAAGATAAATAGCAGCTTTTCCGTTGTTTCGCATCTGATCCGAACGAAGATCACGAATAAATTTGGCATAAAAGCTGCGTGTATCCATCAAATAACCTGCAGTACGGCAAAATACCTGTGCATCACCTGTCCAGCCGAGTCTTTCGTCTCTCTGCGGACAATCCGTAGGCATATCTATAAAATTTGATTTCAATCCCCAAACTACATTTTCGTGAAGTCTGTTAATTTTAACATTTCCTGTTTCGATTTCTCCTGTTCGATCCATTTCCGAATAGATTGCTTTACCGGTGAAGCAAGAGCCATCAACCTCTTCTAAACCTGAAACCTTTACATAACGGAATCCAAAGAATGTAAACTTTGGGCGAATCGTTCTGTCACAGCCATCCGATGTATAGACAAATTCTGATTTTGCTGTTCGATAATTCTCATGATAAAAATTACCATCCTGTAAAACTTCCCCAAACTCCCATTTCATAGTTGTTCCCTTTGGAATCTGCTGTGTGCACTCAACCACACCGGCAAAGTTTTGACCAAAGTCCAGAACATTTTCTCCTGCCGGTGTATGAATCACATCCTTCACTGACAGACTTTCCATATCATGAAGTCCCGGCGAATAGCGTTCCACTAATGTTGCCAATGCATCAATTCTTTTCGCACTGCGCCATGGATTTTCTTTTCCATCCCATAAGAGATAATTTTGTGTTTCACCGTCATAGATACATGTTTTCTCAAATACACTTCCGCGATAATTCCAACTCTCATCTGTTCCGATTACTTCCACGCTTCCATCCTCATATTGGATATAAACTTCTGCAATCAGGCCGAAAGTCTTCATGCCATAAGCAACATTTGTTAAGCCGAAGTGTCCCATATACCAGCCTTTTCCAAGCTGTACTAAAATTTCGTTTTTCTCGCTTAAATGTTCTGTTACATCATATGTACAATATTGAATATGCTCTTTATAATCATTGATAAATGGTGCCATAACATCGTTTCCAACCTTTTTACCATTGATTTGTGCTTCGAATACACCAAGACCACAGATGTACAGACGCGCCTGCGAGATTTTTTTAGATATTGAAAATCTTTTCAGGAATTCAGGATGTATACTATCATTTTCTTCAATACCAATCCAATCTGCACTCCATTCTTCAGCTAGTTTTGCAGTCTCAAACCAGCACACCTCACTTTGTACTGTTTCATTTGCATCTGTTGTCACAATTACCTGATAATAATATCGTGTGTGAGGAGTCAATTCTAATTTTAATGGTACGCCCAATGAATCAAGTTTTGGCGAATTCAACTCGTAAATCACATTTTGCATATTTGCTTCCAATGCAACTTGAATCTCCACATTTGTCTGCTTTTTTCCAGATACTCCGCGCACCTTCCAAGAGCAGATGAGTGTATCGTATAGATAACCTAATGGATTCTCAATTCCATTAATTTTTACTGCATATATTTCCATATTTTATTCCTTCCTATTTCAATTTATAAATGTTTCCAAAAACGAAGCGCTTTTTCTACCCATCCATCAGCTTCTGTACCGGTTCCCAAACCGAAGCCATGCTCACCGGTTTTGATTCTCTCGTATTCATAGGCAATTCCAAAAGCAGCCAATTGATTCTTCATATTATCACTATTCGAAATTGGAACTGTGCTGTCATTCTCTGCCTGAATAAGAAATGTTGGTGGATAGTCTGCATCCATATTTCGAACAATCTCATAATCTTTGCAAATTTCTTCCGCATTACCTTTTCCAAAATAGCCTTTTACCATCATAATTCGAACTGGCAGTGGCATCTGCTGCAGTGTATCCCAGACATCAATCAAAGGATAGTCTAACAGCATACATTTTGGTTTCAGACATCCGTATACCTCGTAACCGATTGATTTCGTTCCCCATGAAGCAGCCAAATGCCCGCCGGCAGAGAAACCACCTACCGCATATTCCTCGGCATTCACCTGAAAATCATCTG
This Ruminococcus hominis DNA region includes the following protein-coding sequences:
- a CDS encoding patatin-like phospholipase family protein; translated protein: MNKIKKGLVMEGGAMRGMFTAGVIDVLLENNIVFDGAVGVSAGAVFGCNYKSKQIGRAIRYNKTYCNDPRYVSLRSFLQTGNLYNEQFAYHEVPEILDPFDSHTFASNPMEFYVVCTDMVTGNAVYHRCEHGTTEDIEWMRASSSMPLVSKVVKIDNLSLSDGGTADSIPIRFLEQQGYNKNIVILTQPKGFVKKRNSFLPILRVALRKYPALLRTLSNRHITYNETLKYIETQQNAGNLFVIQPPEALNIGAVEHRPEELERVYQIGRHEAQRELQHIIRFLN
- a CDS encoding MBL fold metallo-hydrolase, which codes for MKETFFSTEIADGIFLISVTNKSNIAMEELVKPQKATANSYLVVGEEKALLFDLAINQENLWDYACSLTDRPVQVVLSHGHVDHIFYLNKREEVWLHPDDMDMVKNGVPGVNEPTHPCPVLHSLNEGDVIELGNRKLTVYHIPGHTPGSILLLDQKTKLLLSGDSVARRLLFGVGSDVKLEPFCKKVERLKKIDFKEAYSAHDRCALPKSHLNRMLQTIEETQKNGKKMKIPFVGEFKTYKYGKETELDYCDVAIFTSQKKDKK
- a CDS encoding MFS transporter; the protein is MSKKSKDMSQNAKVGFGEHLAYGIGGGFATNAVNLFIGAFLIVYLTEIMKINPGVAAGIVGVSKFLDGISDLIAGRIIDKTHSKFGKARVWLLRMIPCTVISLLLLYLMPSSLTGTAQIVYVFVMYNLVSTGCYTFSYVAFMALNGLMTTNQKSRGLNGGINMVGNVIASLLGNATIITALKLLSSDPSFSPYGDRTGWIKLLVIWMIVGMLAQVLIVFGTRERVIENAGKDDGKESKKAEVSVFTTLKALFKNKYWIYNIIIAVVIQFLMGATGSTTSYYMTYVVGDAEFYQVFSTANSLAMLGFMLVGFPIMAKLGKRNAVLGGLIIRGIGTLLPLFSSAKPILLVAGVIGGAGYGIAGCAFASIIQDTLTYGEWKNGYSMIGMGNAANSFAGKIGNSLGTIVLGLVMNASGYVAGAAQQTASALMGFKVMFIFLPAAMIVLAIVAAALYDLDKIYPQIAADLAEGKYAPGVTAYGEKKES
- a CDS encoding alpha-L-rhamnosidase, with product MEIYAVKINGIENPLGYLYDTLICSWKVRGVSGKKQTNVEIQVALEANMQNVIYELNSPKLDSLGVPLKLELTPHTRYYYQVIVTTDANETVQSEVCWFETAKLAEEWSADWIGIEENDSIHPEFLKRFSISKKISQARLYICGLGVFEAQINGKKVGNDVMAPFINDYKEHIQYCTYDVTEHLSEKNEILVQLGKGWYMGHFGLTNVAYGMKTFGLIAEVYIQYEDGSVEVIGTDESWNYRGSVFEKTCIYDGETQNYLLWDGKENPWRSAKRIDALATLVERYSPGLHDMESLSVKDVIHTPAGENVLDFGQNFAGVVECTQQIPKGTTMKWEFGEVLQDGNFYHENYRTAKSEFVYTSDGCDRTIRPKFTFFGFRYVKVSGLEEVDGSCFTGKAIYSEMDRTGEIETGNVKINRLHENVVWGLKSNFIDMPTDCPQRDERLGWTGDAQVFCRTAGYLMDTRSFYAKFIRDLRSDQMRNNGKAAIYLPNEFPGLCASVWSDIATFLPDMLYDYYGSKDMLACHYPLMKDWVDCIRREDQNRGEKHLWDFGFQFGDWLALDGATEQSTFGATDSGYIASVYYYASTSYVAKAAKVLGYEEAKEYEQLAESIKTAILDEYFTTSGRIAVDTQTGYLVALKFGIYRDKNKMIEALRTRIKKDCYRIKGGFVGATMMNTVLADCGMEDLAYDFLFFEGFPGWLYAVNLGATTIWERWNSILPDGKISGTGMNSLNHYSYGSVMEFVYRHSMGLIPVEPGFKKVCLAPKPDVRMGYFKGSFDSAAGRYVSQWEIKKNGVLSFHIEIPFGCEAEVVLPEQEAKVLPAGSYDFEIMTKRDYLALYSGTTPVERLLDNPKAVEILDKYLPGYIASIDRNDLEAMNKSIVDQRTRAMLFRQPTESYEKAIEEISKIHV